A single window of Anopheles moucheti chromosome 2, idAnoMoucSN_F20_07, whole genome shotgun sequence DNA harbors:
- the LOC128296726 gene encoding protein RCC2 homolog → MSSKRKPDGTKKAVKKRKNSESNYDSDLSDEYPRAGEPSAREVVVEELRPMEKLPEELLAVYDKGPGKLLIAGMVSWEMTGKRDSKGVTKIRPNLFTFHRFTSETYRSMASFCSAAHSVLIDENWKAFTFGRNQLSQLGLGDTTTYEKPTQVADLADFNVIQAACGRNHTLFLTDTGTVYACGDNKSGQCGVGNKLPTIPSPTRISYNGPPIIKVGCGAEFSVILDIKGNLHTFGLPEYGQLGHNTDGRYFVTSTKMSFHFETQPRKVLVYMEKNKEGHVLPIENVNIIDFACGNNHTVAIDSKNRAYSWGFGGIGRLGHAEQKDEMVPRLIKFFDTQNRKVMRVFCGSSYSLAISDIGSLYLFGQNKKTGEANMYPKPVQDLAGWNITSIGAGYTSIVISADDSLIAWGASPTYGELGLGDLQKSSSTPKEVTRMEGMKIPLVALGYSHSMLLVNTEHEKSKEKYDNLPEFVV, encoded by the exons ATGTCCTCCAAACGAAAGCCGGACGGTACGAAGAAGGCagtgaaaaagcgaaaaaactCCGAATCGAATTATGATTCCGACCTGAGTGATGAATATCCACGAGCGGGCGAACCGTCCGCCcgggaggtggtggtggaggagtTGCGGCCGATGGAAAAGCTGCCGGAAGAGCTGCTGGCCGTGTACGATAAAGGACCCGGCAAGCTGCTCATCGCGGGCATGGTGTCCTGGGAAATGACCGGCAAACGTGACTCGAAAGGGGTGACCAAGATTCGTCCGAATCTATTCACCTTCCACAGATTTACCAGCGAAACG TACCGTTCAATGGCAAGCTTCTGTTCTGCCGCTCATTCTGTGTTGATTGATGAAAACTGGAAAGCTTTTACCTTTG GACGCAATCAACTCAGCCAGCTGGGTCTTGGTGATACTACGACGTATGAAAAACCGACACAGGTGGCAGATTTGGCTGACTTTAATGTTATACAGGCGGCGTGCGGTCGTAACCATACGCTGTTCCTAACCGATACCGGCACCGTGTATGCCTGCGGTGACAACAAGAGCGGCCAGTGCGGTGTGGGTAATAAGCTGCCCACGATCCCCTCGCCTACGCGGATCAGCTACAATGGGCCACCGATCATAAAGGTCGGATGTGGTGCCGAGTTTTCCGTAATATTGGATATTAAGGGAAATTTGCACACGTTCGGTTTGCCAGAGTACGGGCAGCTGGGCCACAATACGGACGGTCGGTACTTTGTCACCTCGACTAAGATGTCGTTCCACTTCGAAACGCAACCGCGCAAGGTGCTGGTGTACATGGAGAAGAACAAGGAAGGCCACGTGCTGCCGATTGAAAATGTCAATATTATCGACTTTGCCTGTGGCAACAACCATACC GTGGCAATCGATTCGAAGAACCGAGCGTACAGTTGGGGCTTTGGAGGTATTGGCCGTTTGGGTCATGCTGAGCAGAAAGACGAGATGGTACCGAG ACTGATCAAATTCTTCGACACACAGAACCGCAAAGTGATGCGCGTGTTTTGTGGCTCATCGTACAGTTTGGCAATATCCGACATTGGTTCATTGTATCTGTTCGgtcaaaacaagaaaacgggCGAAGCCAACATGTACCCGAAACCGGTGCAGGATCTAGCTGGCTGGAACATTACCAGCATCGGTGCGGGCTATACCTCGATCGTAATCTCGGCAGACGATTCGTTGATTGCCTGGGGCGCATCACCGACCTACGGAGAACTG GGTTTGGGTGATTTGCAAAAATCCTCCTCCACGCCCAAGGAGGTGACGCGTATGGAGGGCATGAAAATTCCCCTTGTTGCGCTAGGATACTCCCATTCGATGCTGCTGGTCAACACAGAGCATGAAAAGTCGAAGGAGAAGTACGACAACCTGCCCGAGTTTGTTGTCTAG
- the LOC128299137 gene encoding uncharacterized transmembrane protein DDB_G0289901-like yields the protein MPLENCKRKVHGTGDYCSNHILSRQDNTEFLQLSQTQLHQSSVNIGFSNIVYNSANSEPLNSSRSGSTSLAVIDKSTTPKAESSDQKSGPKYNDLNKTSLSVEESNLNFNFVKSNGKSVSANNCSGSYKGLASGGGTNNGAGTSAQPPGQGGNYPCKKCAVSNNLSNPPTLHLGGTPGGGGGDGQHYHHVCHDPSHDNATNSLKNSPAHGGSGSSGRAANIIASSAPAKSGASGSSGSGGGGGGKGSTLISSCQGSFHSLQGGGSISVDGNGSTLPPYGHHSVSSSGAQTASGGSMQHACSNLLSHHQVQPRLSYSTSHTDSPNGSGTVLYNRSRINSHSNSATPGELERGGSVAGGSSNGGGTKHQQQQQQHATNYNVFSVNYERKSASIGGVASGSGVGYSGNGGGVASGSSNGNGSKTINNSSNKSNNSNGAINASNSGNSYSYHASDISQLRNIIELNKQVNDLNSKNVEYNRQLSAPAENNINKSSSNCYSNSVYNLFSNHILPQYHSNSPNTNSLNRAKKKRSYKLNGR from the exons ATGCCTTTAGAAAATTGTAAGCGCAAGGTACACGGTACTGGCGATTACTGCAGCAATCACATTTTAAGCAG GCAAGACAACACGGAGTTTCTGCAACTCAGCCAAACCCAACTGCATCAGTCATCGGTGAACATCGGGTTCAGTAACATTGTTTACAATAGTGCGAATAGTGAACCACTCAACAGTTCCCGAAGCGGCTCGACATCGTTAGCAGTGATTG ACAAATCAACCACCCCGAAGGCGGAATCGAGCGACCAGAAGTCGGGTCCGAAGTACAACGATCTCAACAAAACATCGCTCTCGGTGGAGGAAAGCAATCTCAACTTTAACTTCGTCAAGAGCAATGGCAAATCGGTGTCGGCAAACAACTGCAGCGGTTCGTACAAGGGTTTAGCGAGCGGCGGTGGCACCAACAACGGTGCCGGAACGAGCGCGCAACCGCCCGGCCAGGGTGGCAACTACCCGTGCAAGAAATGTGCGGTCAGCAACAATCTTAGCAACCCGCCAACGCTGCACCTGGGAGGGACccctggcggtggtggtggtgacggTCAGCACTACCATCACGTGTGTCACGATCCGTCGCACGATAACGCGACCAACAGCCTTAAAAATTCGCCAGCACACGGCGGTTCGGGCTCGTCGGGCCGGGCTGCAAACATCATCGCGTCATCCGCTCCGGCCAAATCGGGCGCGTCCGGGAGTAGTGGCAGCGggggcggcggcggcggcaagGGCAGCACCCTCATCAGCTCCTGCCAGGGTTCGTTCCATTCGCTGCAGGGCGGTGGTTCGATCAGCGTGGACGGTAACGGGTCGACGCTACCGCCGTACGGCCACCACAGCGTGTCGTCGAGCGGTGCCCAGACTGCGTCCGGTGGGTCGATGCAACATGCCTGCAGCAACCTGCTGTCCCATCATCAGGTTCAGCCGCGCCTGAGCTACTCCACCAGCCACACCGACTCGCCGAACGGTAGCGGCACGGTGCTGTACAACCGGTCGCGCATCAACAGCCACAGCAACAGTGCGACGCCCGGTGAGCTCGAGCGGGGCGGCAGCGTAGcgggcggcagcagcaacggcgGTGGCACcaagcatcaacagcagcagcagcagcacgccACCAACTACAACGTGTTTAGTGTGAACTACGAACGGAAAAGTGCCAGTATCGGGGGTGTCGCCAGTGGTAGCGGTGTGGGGTACAGTGGaaacggtggtggtgttgccAGTGGTAGCAGTAACGGGAACGGTAGCAAAACGATAAACAATAGTAGCAACAAAAGCAATAACAGCAACGGTGCCATCAACGCGTCCAACAGCGGGAACAGCTACAGCTATCACGCGAGTGATATTAGCCAGCTGCGCAACATCATCGAGCTGAACAAGCAAGTGAACGATCTGAACTCGAAGAATGTCGAGTACAACCGGCAGCTGAGCGCACCGGCCGAGAACAATATCAAcaagagcagcagcaactgctACAGCAACAGTGTCTACAACCTGTTTTCCAATCACATTTTGCCTCAGTATCACAGCAATTCGCCCAACACTAACAGCTTAAACCGTGCGAAGAAGAAGCGCAGCTACAAGCTCAATGGCAGgtaa